The following coding sequences are from one Lolium rigidum isolate FL_2022 chromosome 6, APGP_CSIRO_Lrig_0.1, whole genome shotgun sequence window:
- the LOC124661499 gene encoding uncharacterized protein LOC124661499, whose amino-acid sequence MPARCVGGTGGVEHDNQARADMDQKLRQKREEIESKAVLEQVNQEAKIMQDHARTDRKIPPTEQSDSKSRPGLVMDFSIYKDRELSDIPKGYLEGKPGSMIINEPGKVEWYLMVEHLAPHDYRGLADLYYIEPGCVPPNGMVLIEGPEHVEQMMQALKGRKKCDLYIVRNGPPSIDSYGNDGYYDMAEDSWGEASDRGESDTEEAGSSPQTEQPELNTHKRALNFSSDDEDTST is encoded by the exons GCACGTGCGGACATGGACCAGAAGTTGCGGCAGAAGCGAGAGGAGATAGAATCCAAGGCCGTGCTGGAGCAAGTCAACCAGGAAGCGAAGATCATGCAGGACCATGCAAGGACAGATCGAAAG ATCCCTCCAACCGAACAATCGGACTCAAAATCCCGCCCG GGACTTGTAATGGATTTTAGTATTTACAAGGACAGGGAACTTTCTGATATCCCGAAAGGATACCTTGAAGGAAAACCTGGTTCCATGATAATTAATGAACCTGGCAAAGTGGAGTGGTATCTGATGGTGGAACATTTAGCTCCTCACGATTATAGAGGACTAGCAGATTTGTACTACATAGAGCCTGGATGCGTACCACCAAACGGAATGGTCTTGATCGAAGGTCCAGAGCATGTAGAGCAAATGATGCAAGCTCTCAAAGGAAGGAAAAAATGTGATCTGTACATTGTCAGGAATGGTCCACCCTCAATTGATAGTTATGGTAATGATGGCTATTACGACATGGCTGAG GATTCATGGGGGGAGGCCAGTGATAGGGGCGAGTCGGACACGGAGGAAGCTGGGTCATCACCACAGACGGAGCAACCTGAACTGAACACTCATAAGAGGGCGTTGAACtttagcagcgacgacgaggacacgAGCACATAG
- the LOC124662598 gene encoding protein FAR1-RELATED SEQUENCE 5-like, whose product MSDESAREYYDIVSKTFASEDDAFEFYNSYALEKGFSVRKSYVEWDEANQEIILRKLVCSRQGSREEKHMKREDRKRRPRHLTRVGCRAKLVIAELKETGRWFVKDFIDEHTHPLAPPDLACLLRSHRRISDEQKADIVEMDISGIRKHKIMDILMMQYGGYDEVGCTARDIYNFCNQYKQETVAAGDAKTVISHMMARQERDPDFFFKYLVDREGHLKGLFGLIVDDECKGHMSRDKKEPHVRLFGKLEEVS is encoded by the exons ATGAGCGATGAGTCTGCGCGTGAATACTATGACATCGTCAGCAAGACTTTTGCTAGTGAGGATGATGCCTTTGAGTTCTATAACAGCTATGCTCTTGAGAAAGGTTTTAGTGTGCGGAAAAGCTATGTTGAGTGGGATGAAGCCAACCAGGAGATAATTCTGAGGAAACTTGTGTGTAGTCGCCAAGGTTCGCGGGAAGAGAAGCACATGAAGAGAGAAGATAGGAAGAGGAGGCCACGGCATCTCACTCGTGTTGGGTGTCGAGCCAAATTGGTCATTGCAGAACTCAAGGAAACAGGTCGGTGGTTTGTGAAGgatttcatcgatgaacacaCCCATCCTCTGGCCCCACCGGATCTTGCTTGTCTGCTGCGTTCTCACAGAAGAATCAGCGACGAGCAGAAAGCGGACATTGTAGAGATGGACATATCTGGGATCCGCAAACACAAAATCATGGATATCTTGATGATGCAGTACGGTGGATATGATGAAGTTGGATGCACCGCAAGGGACATATATAATTTCTGCAATCAATATAAGCAAGAAACAGTTGCTGCCGGTGATGCCAAAACGGTGATTAGTCACATGATGGCGCGACAGGAGAGAGATCCAGATTTTTTCTTCAAGTACTTGGTTGACCGAGAGGGTCATTTGAAGGGATTGTTCGGGCTGATA GTGGACGATGAGTGCAAAGGCCACATGTCCCGGGACAAGAAAGAGCCGCATGTACGATTATTCGGCAAGCTCGAGGAGGTATCGTGA